One Bacteroidota bacterium genomic window, AAATATCTTTAAACAATTAAACCTTATGTAATGTTGGTATATCGTCTATCATAAATAGCCAGGGGTGTCCCATTATCCGTTAATATGATCGCCTTGTAAAAGCATCGATTTACTCTGGCAGTTAGTTTTGGTTAAAGTCCCTGATTTTACAGGGACTTTTTTATGTAAGCAGGTAAAACCAGGAGTCTAAAAAAAATAAGAACCGAACTTTATAAATATAATGACGGGGTAAGTAATTTTATTACTATCTACAAAAACATGTGAATAATATAATCTATTTGTAAAACTATATAACGATTATAAAAAGAAATAAGCCCACCTTTATACCATCATTATCCAATAAATTTTATCGATTTCTCATAAGCAGTTAGTTTTTGGTTGTAGCCCCTTTCTCAAAGGGGTTACTCTTGTATTACAAATGCCGGCAAATAGCCCTGAAGTTTTTGTGATACAGTGCTAACTGTTAATGAAAGTGGGTAATAAAATTAAATTTATGGATAATAAAAAGCAGGATGGCAGATTAGATAGTTCCGAACTGGAGAAATCAAAAGCACACAATATTGTTAAGGTTATTGAGTATATGGCTAATTCAGTAGTGATAAAAACGATTATCCGAAAACCAACAGGTAGTATAAGCTTAATGTCTTTTGACAGCGGGGAAGGATTAACCAAAAAGACCTCTCCGTTTGATACTTTTATTCAGATCATTGAAGGGAATGCCGAAATAGTAATTGATAAAGTGGCCACTTTATTAAAATCCGGCCAGGGTATAATAATACCAGCACACATGTCGAACTTCATTAAACCAAACGGTCGGTTTAAAATGATTTCTACCATTATCAAAAGCGGGTATGAATGAATATCCGATTAAATTAAACAGTGAGCTGGCTTTGCTATTGACAAAAAAAATACTTATTTCTTACTAATCTTGTACAGGTTACCACCATCTGTAACTGCATAAAGCATTCCATTCATATAAGCTACATCCCTGAATCGTTCTTTTTTATCTTCCAGTAATCTTTCTTCACCAACCACTTTATTATTTACAATTACAAGGCGAATAATATGTGTACTGCTAAGTCCACCAATAAATAAATTATTCTTCCATTCAGGAATTGTATTGCCTTTGTAAAAACTCATACCACCGGGTGAGACTACCGGATCCCAATAATACACAGGTTGTTCCATTCCGGCTTTTTGTTGTATTCCTTCGCCAACAGCTGGTCCTTGGTATTCAATTCCATAAGTAATAGTAGGCCAG contains:
- a CDS encoding cupin, translated to MDNKKQDGRLDSSELEKSKAHNIVKVIEYMANSVVIKTIIRKPTGSISLMSFDSGEGLTKKTSPFDTFIQIIEGNAEIVIDKVATLLKSGQGIIIPAHMSNFIKPNGRFKMISTIIKSGYE